CGGTGCTGGCGAACGTTTTGCTCACCGCTGACGCGGGTACAAATCGTCTGAGCTTGACGGGATTTGATTTGAATTTGGGAATTCAAACGTCCCTTGCGGCCAGTGTTGAGACCAGCGGTGCGATCACACTTCCAGCGCGCTTATTGGGCGAGATCGTTTCACGTTTGGCCAGCGACTCACCAATCACCCTCGCAACGGAGGAGTCGGGCGAGCAAGTACAGCTCACCAGCCTCAGTGGTAGTTATCAAATGCGGGGTCTTCCGGCAGATGACTATCCCGAGCTGCCCATGGTGGAAAGCGGGATGACCTTGAAGCTTCAGCCGGCAGGTTTGGTTCAAGCGCTAAAGGGAACCCTGTTTGCTAGCAGTGCCGACGAAGCGAAACAGCTGCTGACAGGCGTGCATTTGCGCTTCAACGCCAAGGCTCTCGAGGCTGCGGCAACGGATGGTCATCGCCTTGCGGTTCTACAGGTTGAGGACGCTTTGGAGGATGCCGCCGCCAACAGCGACGATGCAGCTGAAGGTTTTGCGGTGACCTTGCCGGCCCGATCATTGCGGGAAGTGGAGCGGTTGATGGCCGGATGGCGTTCCGACGATCCGGTGAGCTTGTTTTGTGATCGGGGACAAGTGGTGTTTCTCGCCGCAGATCAAATGGTCACCAGTCGCACGTTGGAAGGCACGTATCCCAATTACGGGCAGCTCATTCCCGATGGTTTTAATCGCACCTTGGCTTTGGACCGTCGGGGGTTAATCGCTGCACTAGAACGCATTGCTGTCTTGGCCGATCAGCACAACAACGTGGTGAAATTCACCAGTCAGCCTGACGAAGGTGTCGTACAGATCAGTGCTGATGCTCAAGATGTGGGAAGCGGATCTGAGTCGCTTGCTGCCAACTTGACGGGTGATGCCATTCAAATCGCCTTCAATGTGCGTTATCTGCTCGATGGCTTGAAGGCGATGGGATCCGATCGCGTTGTTCTTCACTGCAATGCACCAACGACGCCTGCAGTTCTGAAACCAGAAGGCGATGCAGAAGCATTCACTTATCTCGTGATGCCGGTTCAGATCCGTTCCTGAGGTGGTTCTACCCAACCCGCTGTTGCTCAGCGATTTGTTGAATCACACGGTTCGTTGTGAGCTTGGTTTGGACCACGGTCCTGGATTGATGGCATGGATGCATCCGCCGGTGCATCGTTTGTTGGGGTGGGTGAGTCGACCATCAGCCCTACGCATGTCTAGGGATGTTTGGCGATTGGATCAGTGCTGTGGAATCAGCGACCAACAGGTGTTTGTACGGGGCGAGCCCGCGGTTTCAGATCAAGCCACCTTGGATCGTTTGCCAACCCTGATGAACGCAGATTTGGTCGATCGAGAGGGAGAACGAATTGGTTTCTTGGCTGATCTCGCGTTCGACCCCGCCACGGGAACGATTGTTCATTACTTGGTATCACGCAGTGACCCCCGTCTTCCTGGAAGTTCTCGTTGGCAATTAGTCCCAGATCGGATCACCGACCAACGCCCAGGTCAGGTGATGACGGCCTTACGAAGTTTGGATGACCTTCCATTGATGCGCGCCAGTGTCCGTCAGGACCTATTGCAGC
The DNA window shown above is from Synechococcus sp. CC9902 and carries:
- the dnaN gene encoding DNA polymerase III subunit beta; protein product: MKVVCSQSELNAALQLVSRAVATRPTHPVLANVLLTADAGTNRLSLTGFDLNLGIQTSLAASVETSGAITLPARLLGEIVSRLASDSPITLATEESGEQVQLTSLSGSYQMRGLPADDYPELPMVESGMTLKLQPAGLVQALKGTLFASSADEAKQLLTGVHLRFNAKALEAAATDGHRLAVLQVEDALEDAAANSDDAAEGFAVTLPARSLREVERLMAGWRSDDPVSLFCDRGQVVFLAADQMVTSRTLEGTYPNYGQLIPDGFNRTLALDRRGLIAALERIAVLADQHNNVVKFTSQPDEGVVQISADAQDVGSGSESLAANLTGDAIQIAFNVRYLLDGLKAMGSDRVVLHCNAPTTPAVLKPEGDAEAFTYLVMPVQIRS